In Nostoc sp. CENA543, a single genomic region encodes these proteins:
- a CDS encoding transglutaminase domain-containing protein, with the protein MPDNLEASFFKEVRKLKQKQRKLLMWRVGLILLLLILVSGLAYSCYQGASILLTGNLITGISILIFSVLGLVLVVRLLIFLIKNRQILEYSNHPLLTSISWQFSRLKQVKRKYVLGWGLLLIALIYQSNPSFIHQPINNFIDFVVHKPAPPTLNSPWPWKDHEAIHPVVANMPANIETTIESVARYIAQNESDPYLRIKAIHDYVVSRVTYDLDVLKTGIRPSQDAQTVFRTHKAVCEGYANLFMALGQSMGVDVVYISGKIRRDLAPIDLIPKLFRLLNSDYDWTNHAWNAVKILDNWQLVDTTWDDGNSSEFGSSYSTNYLMIPPQVMSISHFPKHLNWQLLQHLEDYNTFENKPVITPQFAIDKLTLVSPTEYQTKVQKSAEIKIATYPSYQKRIVALFTKVQTTESSSWDLPSSGDFLESDKNQQIKQQDIGRCRSQINAAKETQISCQFPNTGDYQVFLFSLEGKANVDFLGQLKFQVLGS; encoded by the coding sequence ATGCCTGACAATCTTGAAGCCAGTTTTTTTAAAGAAGTTCGGAAGCTGAAGCAGAAACAAAGAAAACTCTTGATGTGGAGAGTGGGATTAATACTGCTTCTCTTGATTTTAGTGAGTGGGCTAGCATATTCATGTTATCAAGGTGCTTCTATCCTACTTACAGGTAATTTAATCACTGGTATATCAATATTGATATTTAGTGTTTTGGGACTAGTTTTAGTTGTCAGATTATTAATCTTTCTAATCAAAAATCGTCAAATTTTAGAATATAGTAACCACCCATTATTGACATCAATATCTTGGCAGTTTAGCCGATTAAAACAGGTAAAAAGAAAATATGTTTTGGGTTGGGGTTTACTGTTAATCGCACTCATTTATCAAAGTAATCCATCATTTATTCACCAACCAATTAATAATTTTATTGACTTTGTAGTGCATAAACCTGCGCCACCCACATTAAATTCACCTTGGCCGTGGAAAGATCATGAGGCAATTCATCCAGTTGTTGCAAATATGCCAGCCAATATAGAAACAACTATTGAATCTGTTGCTCGATATATTGCTCAAAATGAATCAGACCCATATTTACGAATTAAAGCTATCCATGACTATGTTGTTAGCCGCGTCACTTATGATTTAGATGTGCTGAAAACAGGAATACGTCCGTCTCAAGATGCTCAAACCGTATTCCGCACACACAAAGCAGTATGTGAGGGCTATGCTAATTTATTTATGGCTTTGGGTCAAAGCATGGGTGTAGATGTTGTCTATATTAGCGGAAAAATTCGTCGGGATTTAGCTCCTATAGACTTAATTCCTAAATTGTTTAGACTCTTAAATTCTGATTATGACTGGACTAATCATGCTTGGAATGCAGTCAAAATTTTAGATAATTGGCAATTAGTTGATACAACTTGGGATGATGGTAATTCTAGTGAATTCGGTTCTTCATATAGCACAAACTACCTGATGATCCCGCCTCAAGTCATGAGCATAAGTCATTTTCCTAAACATTTAAACTGGCAATTGTTACAACATCTAGAAGATTACAATACCTTTGAAAATAAACCAGTTATCACACCTCAATTTGCTATAGATAAATTAACGTTGGTTTCTCCCACTGAATATCAAACAAAGGTGCAGAAAAGTGCTGAAATTAAAATTGCTACTTATCCTAGTTACCAGAAGAGGATAGTTGCTCTGTTTACTAAAGTACAAACAACAGAATCTTCATCTTGGGATTTGCCCAGTTCTGGAGATTTCTTGGAAAGTGATAAAAATCAACAAATAAAACAACAAGATATCGGCAGATGTCGCAGTCAAATCAATGCAGCTAAGGAGACTCAAATTTCTTGTCAGTTTCCAAACACGGGTGATTATCAGGTGTTTTTGTTTAGTTTAGAAGGTAAAGCAAACGTTGACTTTCTGGGTCAATTGAAATTTCAGGTTCTAGGTAGCTAA